TGGCCGCCCGCGCCAACTTCACCGGCCGCGCGATCACCACCGAGTTCGCCCAGGAAACCCTGCGCGACCTGCTGCGCGCCCAGCAGCAGGCGATCGGCATCCCCAACATCCAGAAGACCGTGGCCGACTACTACGGCCTGCAGATCAAGGACCTGCTGTCCAAGCGCCGCACCCGCTCGCTGGCGCGACCGCGGCAGGTGGCGATGGCGCTGACCAAGGAACTGACCGAACACAGCCTGCCGGAGATCGGCGACGCGTTCGCCGGCCGCGACCACACCACCGTGCTGCACGCCTGCCGGCAGATCAAGCACCTGATGGAAACCGACGGCAAGTTGCGCGAGGACTGGGACAAGCTGATCCGCAAGTTGAGCGAGTGACGCGCCCTTGCGGGCGCCTCCCGGCAGCGCTTGCCGGAGGCGCTTGATAAATCGGTGCATGACTTCGCGACAAATCCGGGAGAAACTGTGGATAAAGTGCAGCGCGGCGGCGGCGGCAAAACTATCCACAGGTTTCCCCACCCTTCCAGGGGCAGTAATACAGGGGATTGAGAGGCCGAAAAATCCTTTCAATACAGATAGTTGAGCTACCTTTGCACCGAAATTCGCTCTACCATCACCACCAAGCTTTTGATTTATTCCACATCTTTTAAAGCATAGGGGCACGGAACCACATGCGTTTCACACTGCAGCGCGAAGCCTTCCTCAAGCCATTGGCGCAAGTCGTCAATGTGGTCGAACGCCGCCAGACCTTGCCGGTTCTGGCCAACTTCCTGGTGCAGGTGCACGACGGGCAGCTGTCGCTGACCGGCACCGACCTGGAAGTGGAAATGGTGTCGCGTATCGCGGTCGACGACGCGCAGGACGGCGAAACCACGATTCCGGCCCGCAAGCTGTTCGAGATCATTCGGGCCTTGCCGGACGGCAGCAAGATCACCGTGTCGCAGACCGGCGACAAGATCACCGTGCAGGCCGGCCGCAGCCGCTTCACCCTGGCCACGCTGCCGGCCAACGATTTCCCGTCGGTCGACGAAGTCGAGGCCACCGAACGCGTGGCGGTACCGGAAGCGGCGCTGAAGGAACTGATCGAGCGCACCGCCTTCGCGATGGCGCAGCAGGACGTGCGCTACTACCTCAACGGCCTGCTGTTCGACCTGCGCGACCAGACGCTGCGCTGCGTGGCCACCGACGGCCACCGTCTGGCGCTGTGCGAGACCGAGCTGGAGAACGCCGGCGGCGCCAAGCGCCAGATCATCGTGCCGCGCAAGGGCGTGACCGAGCTGCAGCGCCTGCTGGAAGGCGGCGACCGCGAAGTGGAGCTGGAAGTCGGGCGCAGCCACGTGCGGGTCAAGCGCGACGATGTCACCTTCACCTCCAAGCTGATCGACGGCCGTTTCCCGGACTACGAAGCGGTGATCCCGATCGGCGCCGACCGCGAGGTCAAGCTGGACCGCGAAGCCCTGCGCGCCGCGCTGCAGCGTG
The Xanthomonas sp. AM6 DNA segment above includes these coding regions:
- the dnaN gene encoding DNA polymerase III subunit beta, with protein sequence MRFTLQREAFLKPLAQVVNVVERRQTLPVLANFLVQVHDGQLSLTGTDLEVEMVSRIAVDDAQDGETTIPARKLFEIIRALPDGSKITVSQTGDKITVQAGRSRFTLATLPANDFPSVDEVEATERVAVPEAALKELIERTAFAMAQQDVRYYLNGLLFDLRDQTLRCVATDGHRLALCETELENAGGAKRQIIVPRKGVTELQRLLEGGDREVELEVGRSHVRVKRDDVTFTSKLIDGRFPDYEAVIPIGADREVKLDREALRAALQRAAILSNEKYRGVRVEVSPGQLKISAHNPEQEEAQEEIEADTKVSDLAIGFNVNYLLDALSALREEFIVIQLRDANSSALVREASSARSRHVVMPLRL